The genomic stretch AATCTACCCGATCGTGACCCAGGGAAGACCAAAATGCGCCTTCCACGAACATTCGCTCTTGTCGGCAAAAAGTCCGTACGGTCGGCGATCTGCGCCTATGGCAGTCGCTCTGAATTGGCATTTCCCGTCAATCAAAACCAAACGATTCGAGGTTCATTTATCTGGATGTGGGGGCGCCACATTCCACCTCAACTGATAAGACCGGAAGGTGGAGATAAATATCCCCAGCATTGTCTCGATTAGAGATTCCAGTAGTAGCTACTCTATCGATTTCGACTTTGTTTCCCTCCTAGAAAACATATCTAAGCTAATATGTCAACTTCAACGGCAACCGAAAATACTACCCAGCAGAAGGTAGTCGTTGCCTCTGCAGACTACAGTAACATGAATGTGAAGCCTGCAATCGAGGACGCTGTTTTCCAAGCAACTGCCCGCGGCGACCGTAATGGGACGATCAAACTACCAGGAATTCCAGCATTCACAGACCTCTACGAGAAACGCAAATGGATGAAAGAGCACATGGCAGCCGCGTTCCGTTTCTTCGGAAAGCATGGACACGGCGAGGGCATTTCTGGGCACATCTCCATGAGAGGCGAGTGCTACTTATATATCAGTATTAGTAGAGACACAAGTACTATACTAACAGTGCCTCGCAGATCCTATTCTAGAAGACCATTTCTGGATGAACCCCTACGCTAAGCATTTCTCTGCCATGAAAGCCTCCGATCTCGTCCTTGTCGACCAAGATGGCTATGTGACAGAAGGAGGCAATCAGGCACCCATTAACGAGGCCGGATTCATGATCCATTCAGAGATCCATAAAGCCAGGCCggatgttgttgctgctgcgcATACGCATGGAGTTTATGGGAAGACGTGGAGCGCATTTGGGAAGGGGATCGAGATGATCACTCAAGGTACGACGCCTTTCCGCAGATAGTGTGGATCCCCTTATATGGCAACAGAGACTGACGCATGTAGATGCGTGTAACTTCTATGGAAAACTAGGTGTTTATGTTGACCACGGTGGGATTGCATTGGCTCAGGAAGAGGGGCAGCAAATCGCGAAGGCTTTAGGGGAGGACAAGATAGCATGCATCTTGCAGAACCATGGGTATCCCTTACTTCTGTTCCCCGTTTTGTTGTACACTCCGGCTGACGATGTACGTAGTTTGTTAACCGTAGGTCGCACAGTGGATGAAGcagcctttctcctttccagctTGGATCACGCGTGTCATTCTCAGCTGATGGCCGAAGCGGCCGCTGCCAATGGGGTACCgaagaagattatcaatGATGAAGTGGCTCAGTACACGGCCAATGCAGTCCAGACTCCGGTATGGCTCTCTTGTTGCGACAACTTGGAAAGAGCATGTACTGACCATGACAGCACCATTTCTATACCGAATTCCAACCTGAGTTCGACCTCATCGTGGAGGAGACAAACGGGCAGGTGCTTCTGTGATGGGAGGGGAAATGATATAGCGAtgagcaacatcctccaagaTAGTTACTTGAGGCTACGAACCTGTTCATAAGAAAGTCCCCTAGATTCCTCTACCGAGATTGACTGTGACTGAAACGGCCCCCATCACTAGCCTCTGGGCCCTGCCCTAAAACCATTCAATTTGTAATCCACGCATTGATCATGATAATCACTGCCCAATTGAAACAAAGGCCCCCAAAACACATCCACCGAGGAATCTCTTAGTGCCGACAGCCCCGTCCTCTCAGGGACCAGGTCACTAGCGTAAGTTGGTGACTTGGTCGCTGAACCCTTAGACTCCCTAGAAGATCTTAATATATTCATCCCTTGGACCATTGGCACGATACCACTCTGCCAATGATAGATGTCATTGCTTACTATCACATAATGTGGGTTCTCCGCCGAAAACTGGGCCGCAAGGACACTATTGGTGCCactcatttcctttttcttcgttccCCGATTTACTTCGCTTACTCTTATCCCACCGACATACATTCCTTACCCCCgtaaacaaggaaaaggaccAAGATGACTACCGGCTTCGCTGTCCGTAAGAACGGATCCTGCCTTCGAACCGAGACTGACTGTGGTGAAACAGTCGGCGGGTTTCGCGGCTGCTGCCCGGGAGGTACATTCTGCCCTCACGCCTACAACATCGATTGTTGCCCAGCCGGTAAAAATTGCACAGAGTCGTTGGTGCAGGAACCGAGGTGTGCGAATGCAACATGGGATCTGTATGACAATGGAGGGTACTTTTGCTGTCCACACGACACGATAGGATTCGCGCTGGCAGGACAATATGATGGTTGTGCCGGCACGGGTTACTCATTTGGTGATCAGGATACAAGGCTAGAGGTCATCTCTTCAGGGACTGGTACGTTTTTTGTACACACATCATATTACGTATCTGTCTATTATATGTGGATGCTAGGGTGTATCTCAATGCTAATCAATCCCCGAAACAGTAGCACTACCTTTATCAACATCTACAACCTCTGGAATATCCTCAATATccacagcaacatcagcTACAACTACCTCCGCGGCAGCTACTCAGACATCCTCcccgtcgtcgtcgtcagGTGTAGATAAGGGTGCAGTTGCAGGTGGTGTCATCGGCGGCGTCGCCGGTGTAGCCCTCATTGCAGCCTTTGTTTGGCTATTCATGAGGCGCCGGTCACGGCCCCAGCCAGCGGCTTTACAAGACGGGAACACGCCGATTCATGATTACAAATACGTGTCAAGTCAGCCCGTCGAAGTGGATGGGCAGGGATACCGATATGAGCTGGAGAGTCGGCCTAATGCTCCAGTTCACGAGTTACCGGCACAGCTCCCAGGCCGGTGACGGGTGGGAGAATGGCATTCATTCGGTGTGATTATAAATCTTTCATATATTCTTATACGTAATGTGtatatttatttcttaaAGTGGTTTGGGGTTTGGTCTGATATCACTTTTCTGCTTTACGCGCTGATGTCGCGTTTGACTTAATTTCTGTCTGGGGTGCGATCTCCTAGATTTATACTTGTTCATGATAGGAGCACTTCGTCGCCACAATATCATTGATACTATATCTTTAGGGGTGTGGGCTAGAATGTAGGAACACTGAGGTAAGTATATAGGGGGGAGCTAAAGAGTGACTGCAGATAGCTCTTAGTACTACAATGTCAGATATATTATGTAGAAATGTTTATATTACATTTACATTGTATCAGACTACAGGGCGTGCTCAATCATGCTTCATGCTCCATGGCCCTTGCATCACTTACATAGATCAAATATGCTAGGGAACTAGTATAAATAAAACGTGCACATCGAAATGTATTTTCGATGCTCATCCATATTAAACGACAATTTTCTGCGCTATAGATGTAGCATGTGTGCATTTGTATATCCGTGCTGTCCTAGTCAGTGACGCTATCGTGCATATTAGGAAGTTTCTCATGTAAATAAAGCCTTTAGGTCAGTTGGAGATGGTTCTTGCAATCGAATAGATCTGTTTCGAAGCTTAAGTATGTGGTGGATCAGCCCTATACAGCATCTTTTGATACATGGACACATGTTACCTTGTACGGGATTTACTGTAAAGGTCCCAGCAAGCCCAAGGCAAATTTGAGATGTACAAGTACGAATTGAGCATATTGATGGTTTGGTCgaaaaatatattatatccCGAATACCATATGTTCCTATCTGAACAATCATGATTGCTTCCCCAAGACCCAGTAATTCACAGATCGACATAATCAAAACAAGTTAATCAGGATtcttgatatacatacatttatatatctatgttACCCTAGTTCCGTTATAGAAGACAACATCCTGGAGACAGAACTATATACACGGCTGACTAATCCGCGACCAAAGAGGCATAGTCCCGACACATGGCATGAATAGACCTCCGAGCGGATCAGCAACATCACATACTCGATCCTCTCCACAAGCAATTGGTCGACTATGACCGGGTTTAGAGGCTCCGGTTTATTAATTTTGTCGCATGGATAGCCTACTGTATTGAGTCTCTGCTGTGTAAAAGTGGTTTGGAGAAAACACGCTGTTTTACCCAGTCAATCTTTATTTAATACGATACCCAAGCTCGCTATTAGCTTTTGTCTACCTAATCTGCATATTTCCTGTCTGGTCTTATATTGGATCGACCTTGACGACAGTTATTACCTTGGAGGAATACAAGCTACGTGGACCTAATCGGACACAATCATGGCTGAAGGCGAACCGTCATACATTGACTATGAGGCCTTCTTGGACCCGGACTTCTCTCCCGCCTCTTTTGCCAATTCATTGGTCGTAGCCACCAACAATGCAACAGATACACCGCTAGATCTGTCAACCCCGTTGTCACGGGTTCTCTTCGATCTACAAGAGATCGACACTCACATTCATACGCTGACCACCAAATCAGCCCTCCCCTTGCTGACGCACACGCGGGATCAAACCGCTGCGGCAGACCACATCCTCAAGGAAGCCGAGGAACAGGTCTCCTCCGTGACCCAGGGGTACCAGCGGCTGGAGAAAGAGGTTCTACGGAAGTGGGAAGCCGCCGACGAGGTGAGGATAGCCACAGAGAAGTCGCTCGCTACCGTGCGGCTCGCAAGAGCAGTTGCGCGCTGTCTCACTCTCGGCAGACAGCTGGAGGGCCAGCTTGCTGAGGTTACCGGGCGTGGTGGCCTCGCCGATGGAACGGCGTCTCCCTCGCCGGGTAGAGACGATTACCGCGCTCTGGAACGCGCTGCGTCTACGATCGTGAGTCTCCGTCGGATGTTCACGGCCACGGGACCAGGAGAGGAAGGCCACGGATTAGAAAAAGTCAAGGTCATCCGGACGCTACGGAGTGAACTGCTCATTCCCGCCGAAAACATGGTGAAGTCGAGAGCGCAGCAGGCGATCAATCGTTTCACCATGTCCGCCCAGTCAGGCTACAAACAAGCTGGCGATGCAAGAGCCCGACTCAGCTCCGCCACCACAATCTTGTACCTCCTCTCGCCAATCCCCAAGGACCTATCTTCGGCATCGGACTTCCAACCCGAGCTCCTCCTCTCCACACTGCAAGGCTACATGCACACGGCCATCATGTCGTCCCTGAACGCCCTATCCCGGTCCCTGTCCATGCTGCCCACGCTCGACAAAACCCTCGTTGAGATCTCGGCCAAATGCCAGGATCTCTTTGCGCTGGAATCTATCCTTGCCAGCCTTCGACCGCCATCACATCCGCTCTTTCCCCCAGCACCTACCCCCGAGACCCAGTCACAAGGTGGTAGTAAGAATAACCTTCTGCAACCGCTGCTCAACGCCCTCGACGCATCGTCCCTCCCATCGCACTTCTGGCGCTCCCTCGCCTCGTCTCTCACTTCGCGCGTCCAGGAGATTGTCAACCGTGGCGGCGTCTCGGCAAGGACCCTCCGATCTAACCGGGACCGCCTTAAGAAGGACATCAAAGAGTGTGTCCTCCGGGGATCTCAACTCCCAGCATCGACCGACAAAGGACGGATGGGAGCCGACTCCggaatgaaaggaaactgGGAACGAGAAGCAGCGGTGATGGTCAGTGCCGTGGCCAGTGTGCTAGACAGGTAAAACTGTCTCCGAAAAATTTCCAACAAAATAGTTTAATATCCGAGATAAAAATCTACAATACACCCAGAACAGCGgttgtacatatatacttAACCTCCTAgcgtatgtacatacataaaatAACATACATCTATACCCCAAGTCAAAACCATCCTGATAGGCTCTCAACAAAAAGCCAAAACCGCAAAAGCAAACGCGTACATCTGACGCCCCAGTCATGGCACAAACCAGGACATAAGCACAGACAAATAGATTGATATTTCACATGTGATATTCCCCCAGTCTGCCAACCAGAAAATTCAGGTACACATAATAACTAAGCATCAGCTGATCAAAGTTCAAACGGGGGCATCGGCATAAAAACGAAGATCGGCAGAATTGTAACCATAAAATAAAGATGTGTAAGAAAACAGCAAGGGACAACCCAGCCTATGTCTGTACAGTTTGTCAGCCTCAGCGATTCGCAATCCATCCAACGCATCCGTCAGCAGAAGATGGGATTGCCAACGAATGCTTTTTGGTGAATTGTCCAGCGGCTAGTCTCGGGCGCTACGCCGCATTTTTGCCACATGTGTCGATGGGTGCAGATGAGTTGATGCAGGATGATTTGCATGATCATGAGTCAGGTCGGCTGCCACATCATAGTAGATTATTTTATTTGTTGTTAAGATTGCGTGACTGGGGTCTTCTGGGTTAAGTgtatggagaagagggaCAGGTAGGTACCAGTGGATTAGTAGTCATATTGGAGATGGTCCCGCGTGGTGCCTGGAACtagatggaggagctgaggGCGCACTGGGTCCGTATCTGAAACTTTATGGGACTGGAAACATTCTTTGCTCAGGTCCGGTTCGTATAGACCGTGGCCTGATTGACCCATGATCTTTCCTGAATTGGACGACGTCAAGACATTGTCTTGGGGTGTCTCATCTGGGGTTGTGTAGACGTAAGACCCGGGATCATTAGTAGAGTTAATTAATCAATCAGGTACAAACTGCTAGTACGGTGTGTCCCGCGACTTGGGTACCTACAGAGTACATCCAAGTAGGTACCGATCCCCTACTAGGACCGGGTACCAACTAGTACCGACCGACTAGAGCAGGTACCTGCGGTGTACCTACTATATACTGGACTCTAAATAATTAAGGGACTTAAAGTAGGCAAAGGCCGTGCGCGACATCCACAGAGCCGGGACTTTTTACCCCGCTCCAGATTTAAGAAACGGCTGATAAGGAACTTTTCCTTCCATGACCATACATACCGTATCTTTCGAGGTTCTCGAAATCTGTTTAGATATCATCATCCCTGTGAACTTTAATCCATAGATTAAATAATGAtaagtaagaaagaaaaaagttgGAAAAATGAAAGGGGACCAAATGAGAGAAGCGAACCAAAGATATTCTGGATGGGTCGAAAAAAGGTCAGAGGAGACGGCGAAACCTGATACGGGGAGACCCCTCCACGTAAacttttcccctcctcgaCGGTGGTGGCGGCGTCAATGCCCCTTGGCCCAGTCTCTTTTAGGGATTTGGATACAATGAG from Aspergillus oryzae RIB40 DNA, chromosome 1 encodes the following:
- a CDS encoding Golgi transport complex subunit COG5 (predicted protein), whose amino-acid sequence is MAEGEPSYIDYEAFLDPDFSPASFANSLVVATNNATDTPLDLSTPLSRVLFDLQEIDTHIHTLTTKSALPLLTHTRDQTAAADHILKEAEEQVSSVTQGYQRLEKEVLRKWEAADEVRIATEKSLATVRLARAVARCLTLGRQLEGQLAEVTGRGGLADGTASPSPGRDDYRALERAASTIVSLRRMFTATGPGEEGHGLEKVKVIRTLRSELLIPAENMVKSRAQQAINRFTMSAQSGYKQAGDARARLSSATTILYLLSPIPKDLSSASDFQPELLLSTLQGYMHTAIMSSLNALSRSLSMLPTLDKTLVEISAKCQDLFALESILASLRPPSHPLFPPAPTPETQSQGGSKNNLLQPLLNALDASSLPSHFWRSLASSLTSRVQEIVNRGGVSARTLRSNRDRLKKDIKECVLRGSQLPASTDKGRMGADSGMKGNWEREAAVMVSAVASVLDR
- a CDS encoding uncharacterized protein (predicted protein), with product MTTGFAVRKNGSCLRTETDCGETVGGFRGCCPGGTFCPHAYNIDCCPAGKNCTESLVQEPRCANATWDLYDNGGYFCCPHDTIGFALAGQYDGCAGTGYSFGDQDTRLEVISSGTATQTSSPSSSSGVDKGAVAGGVIGGVAGVALIAAFVWLFMRRRSRPQPAALQDGNTPIHDYKYVSSQPVEVDGQGYRYELESRPNAPVHELPAQLPGR